One part of the Sphingobium yanoikuyae genome encodes these proteins:
- a CDS encoding P-loop NTPase family protein — translation MRLRSTEPVEDVYPGLPPTYDGDPGEETAAVHANVDPAIAVIHAPSAMLAEQARDIQSTLSAMRHPDGRAPGSIAVIAIEASEQAAILTANIAVSAALSGLRTLIVDMEHSGFVQHRLLGMNARTGSPDDMDEPFQLVQPSSIRSLFVMAAPQQDGCAIDGSPLAPLSQRLSSLTAHFDLCLVDASHIDDLAHAAGSADCAIVAVQRDQTSTSELKAVINKMTMLNTVLIGTIMLI, via the coding sequence ATGAGGCTTCGCTCGACTGAACCGGTAGAGGATGTCTATCCCGGCCTGCCGCCGACTTACGATGGCGATCCGGGCGAGGAGACGGCGGCGGTCCACGCCAATGTCGATCCCGCAATCGCGGTGATCCACGCCCCCAGCGCAATGCTGGCGGAACAAGCGCGGGACATCCAGTCGACCCTGTCTGCAATGCGCCATCCCGACGGTCGCGCGCCCGGCTCTATCGCGGTCATCGCAATCGAGGCGAGCGAGCAGGCGGCAATATTGACCGCGAATATCGCGGTCTCGGCAGCCCTGAGCGGTCTGCGCACCTTGATCGTCGACATGGAGCATTCCGGCTTCGTTCAACATCGCCTGCTTGGCATGAATGCACGAACCGGCTCGCCGGACGACATGGATGAGCCATTTCAGCTGGTCCAGCCGAGCAGTATCCGTTCATTGTTCGTCATGGCCGCTCCCCAGCAGGATGGCTGCGCCATCGACGGCAGTCCGCTTGCGCCACTGTCGCAACGCCTGTCGTCGCTGACGGCTCACTTCGATCTGTGCCTGGTCGACGCCAGCCATATCGACGATCTCGCTCATGCGGCAGGCAGCGCCGATTGCGCGATCGTTGCGGTCCAGCGCGATCAGACATCGACCAGCGAGCTCAAGGCCGTGATCAACAAGATGACCATGCTGAACACGGTGCTGATCGGCACCATCATGCTGATCTAG
- a CDS encoding WecB/TagA/CpsF family glycosyltransferase: MKIAHISRQYHPGLGGLESFTRNLCREQARAGHQVRMITLDRIFDGDDAPLPRSEIIDDVEVVRIPYRGGRRYPLAPSVLHHLDDCDIVHVHAVDFFADYLALTRLLHRKPLVLSTHGGFFHTGYARRLKQFYFHSMTRLSLAGYRAIIACSEADYETFAKVNRRALTLVENGVDTVKFAGLAQSPSTEHRFIYFGRIAPNKRIDLLIRWFAHLHRLDRKARLIIAGKPMGVTFADLQQIVEQLGLGDLVEFHDSPSDEALQALIARSTIFASPSAYEGFGISLIEGVSAGLYPVVSDIPAHRRSCVKLDTGSLIDFADPLSAARTLQDIRKAQQRSPSPTTAAGLLAYGWPGVSARISAIYEHILGRQTRQIGPLRLAVLSESDALKAVSDLIRDQSPRVVAFGNAHLINQARRVEGVAAALNDALVLNDGVGVDIASRLRYGDSFPHNLNGTDFIPQLLKSYPDRLRLFLVGAAPGIAERAAAILEERHPHIRIVGTLHGFFDPQEEEHLSRHIRESGADLVIAAMGNPRQELWAAKWASHIGRPILCAGALLDFTAGHVPRAPGWLRRMRMEWIFRLMNEPTRLADRYLRGNVTFLMNAIRDARGGYSDGPIPPPSPHSHTVRNADAA, from the coding sequence ATGAAAATCGCCCATATTTCCCGACAATATCATCCCGGACTCGGCGGGCTGGAAAGCTTCACCCGAAATCTGTGCCGCGAACAGGCTCGCGCCGGGCACCAGGTCAGGATGATCACCCTGGACCGCATCTTCGACGGCGACGACGCACCCTTGCCGCGATCCGAAATCATCGACGATGTCGAGGTTGTCCGGATACCCTACCGGGGTGGACGTCGCTATCCGCTCGCACCATCCGTGCTGCACCATCTGGACGATTGCGACATCGTCCATGTCCACGCCGTCGATTTCTTCGCCGACTATCTGGCGCTGACCCGGCTGCTGCATCGCAAACCGCTGGTCCTGTCCACGCATGGCGGCTTCTTTCATACCGGCTATGCCCGTCGATTGAAGCAATTCTATTTTCACAGCATGACCCGTCTCTCACTGGCTGGATATCGGGCGATCATTGCCTGCAGCGAAGCGGACTATGAGACGTTCGCCAAGGTCAATCGTCGCGCACTCACGCTGGTCGAAAATGGCGTGGACACGGTCAAGTTCGCCGGTCTTGCGCAATCGCCTTCCACCGAGCATCGCTTCATCTATTTCGGCCGGATCGCGCCGAACAAGCGGATCGACCTGTTGATCCGCTGGTTTGCGCATCTGCACCGGCTGGACCGGAAGGCCAGGCTGATCATCGCGGGAAAGCCGATGGGTGTCACCTTCGCCGATCTGCAACAGATCGTCGAACAGCTCGGTTTGGGCGATCTGGTGGAATTTCATGACAGCCCCAGCGACGAGGCGCTGCAGGCGCTGATTGCCCGTAGTACCATCTTCGCATCGCCGAGCGCCTATGAAGGTTTCGGTATTTCCCTGATCGAGGGGGTGTCCGCCGGGCTTTATCCAGTCGTCAGCGACATCCCGGCGCATCGCCGCTCCTGCGTCAAACTCGATACCGGCAGCCTGATCGATTTCGCCGATCCGCTGTCCGCTGCGCGCACCCTGCAGGACATTCGCAAGGCGCAGCAACGCTCACCCTCCCCCACCACTGCCGCAGGTCTGCTCGCTTATGGTTGGCCGGGCGTGAGCGCCAGGATCTCGGCCATCTACGAACATATTCTGGGACGTCAGACCCGCCAGATCGGGCCGCTTCGCCTTGCCGTTCTTTCGGAGAGCGACGCGCTGAAAGCCGTTTCCGATCTGATCAGGGACCAGTCGCCGCGCGTGGTCGCATTCGGCAATGCCCATCTGATCAACCAGGCACGGCGGGTCGAGGGCGTCGCTGCCGCACTGAACGACGCGCTGGTCCTTAATGACGGCGTCGGCGTCGATATCGCAAGCCGCCTCCGCTACGGGGACTCCTTCCCGCACAATCTGAACGGCACGGACTTCATTCCCCAGTTGCTGAAGAGCTACCCGGACCGCCTCCGGCTATTTCTGGTAGGCGCAGCCCCCGGCATCGCGGAACGTGCAGCCGCCATTCTGGAAGAGCGTCATCCCCATATTCGCATAGTCGGCACCCTCCATGGCTTCTTCGACCCGCAAGAGGAGGAGCATCTGAGCCGCCATATTCGGGAAAGCGGCGCGGATCTGGTAATCGCAGCCATGGGGAACCCCCGCCAGGAATTGTGGGCGGCCAAATGGGCATCCCATATCGGCCGCCCCATATTGTGCGCGGGCGCCCTGCTCGATTTCACCGCCGGCCATGTCCCGCGCGCGCCTGGCTGGCTGCGCCGCATGCGCATGGAATGGATATTCCGGCTCATGAACGAACCGACCCGACTGGCAGACCGCTATTTGCGCGGCAATGTCACCTTCCTCATGAATGCCATCCGTGACGCCAGGGGTGGCTACTCGGACGGGCCGATCCCGCCGCCATCGCCCCACTCCCACACTGTCCGCAACGCCGATGCCGCCTGA
- a CDS encoding glycosyltransferase family A protein → MPPDLVPPNPRELRRIAVIIPYFQRERGILQQALRSIVAQTFTAPTEVELLIIDDSSPIPVLDELADMELPPWLNLRTMLQSNAGPAAARNHGLDQIGPDIDYVAFLDSDDSWAPDHLQQGVDALELGHDFYFCDSAMPPSSLFASLTLFAQGANEDAFEPLPLGGQIYRLQPDRAGQFMVQEYLCQTSAVILRRRAMRDLRFEERLRYAGEDWLMWVRLAHSVEGICFSRLAKAQRGEGINLYRDAHERLGAKNLRRLMSMVLANRLMRVTPGISAAAARLTDQRIEILRLEMAAILLHPRVYQGLKNGEQRRIILDAYRLMNVSLLPLWRGIIIRKMRWHSPRLDEAMT, encoded by the coding sequence ATGCCGCCTGATCTCGTGCCGCCGAACCCAAGAGAGCTGCGCCGGATCGCGGTCATCATCCCCTATTTCCAGCGTGAACGGGGTATCCTGCAACAGGCCCTCCGCTCGATCGTTGCGCAAACATTCACCGCGCCCACCGAGGTGGAGCTCCTCATAATCGACGACAGTTCGCCCATCCCTGTGCTGGACGAACTGGCAGACATGGAATTGCCACCCTGGCTGAATCTCCGGACCATGCTGCAATCGAACGCCGGCCCCGCTGCTGCGCGCAATCACGGCCTTGATCAGATCGGACCCGACATCGACTATGTCGCCTTCCTGGACTCCGATGACAGTTGGGCGCCAGATCATCTGCAACAAGGCGTGGACGCGCTCGAACTGGGGCATGATTTCTATTTCTGCGACAGCGCTATGCCGCCCTCCAGCCTGTTCGCCTCGCTGACACTCTTTGCGCAGGGCGCCAATGAGGATGCGTTCGAACCCCTGCCTCTGGGCGGGCAGATCTATCGCCTGCAGCCCGACCGCGCGGGGCAATTCATGGTGCAGGAATATCTCTGCCAGACATCTGCCGTAATCCTGCGCCGCAGGGCGATGCGCGATCTCCGGTTCGAGGAACGGCTTCGCTATGCCGGCGAGGACTGGCTGATGTGGGTGCGGCTGGCGCACAGCGTTGAGGGGATCTGCTTCTCCAGGCTGGCCAAGGCCCAGCGTGGAGAAGGTATCAATCTCTATCGCGATGCGCATGAGCGGCTTGGTGCCAAAAATCTGCGCCGCCTCATGTCGATGGTGCTCGCCAATCGCTTGATGAGGGTCACGCCGGGCATCAGCGCTGCTGCCGCGCGCCTGACCGATCAGCGCATCGAAATCTTGCGCCTAGAGATGGCGGCGATCCTGCTTCACCCACGTGTCTATCAGGGCCTGAAAAATGGTGAGCAGCGTCGCATCATCCTGGATGCCTATCGGCTCATGAACGTCTCGCTGCTGCCATTATGGCGCGGCATCATCATTCGAAAGATGCGCTGGCACAGCCCCCGTCTGGACGAGGCCATGACATGA
- a CDS encoding polysaccharide pyruvyl transferase family protein — protein sequence MKLFYYRAKEGNFGDDLNGWLWEELAPGRWSDEADTLFCGIGTIIGNHMPPASRIRIFSSGLGYRPVPEDFSTDRWDVVALRGPLTARVLNRPERAIADGALLLSTLDRLRPLPEAERGRPIFIPHYEAMDEGDWAAACATADVKLVDPRQCAHQVIDEIRRSRLVIADSMHAAIIADTLRVPWVPVSSSGRINSFKWLDWSLSLNLPYEPRILPTATLDTAYRDGVRRLVGEHYRLAHPDAEGALAHQRQMTRREQRPWWMSVRPKLKYHLLALPRRLPQPPAVARRIATWNRRQHSRIASALEQLKSEAGFLSDDRIFANRVDQLSVEFDKLVRSG from the coding sequence ATGAAACTCTTCTACTATCGCGCCAAGGAAGGGAATTTTGGCGACGACCTCAACGGCTGGCTGTGGGAGGAGCTTGCTCCAGGCCGTTGGTCCGACGAAGCCGATACGCTGTTCTGCGGCATCGGCACGATCATCGGCAATCATATGCCGCCCGCATCGCGAATCAGAATTTTCTCGAGCGGCCTGGGCTATAGGCCGGTGCCCGAGGATTTCTCGACTGACCGCTGGGATGTGGTGGCATTACGCGGCCCGCTCACGGCGCGCGTCCTCAACCGCCCGGAACGGGCGATTGCCGATGGCGCGCTGCTGCTTTCCACGCTGGATCGGCTCAGGCCCCTACCCGAAGCGGAGCGCGGCCGGCCCATCTTCATTCCCCACTACGAAGCGATGGATGAAGGCGACTGGGCTGCCGCCTGCGCTACCGCCGACGTCAAGCTGGTGGACCCGCGGCAATGCGCACATCAGGTCATCGACGAAATCCGCCGGTCACGGCTGGTCATCGCCGATTCGATGCACGCCGCGATCATCGCCGATACGCTGCGCGTACCCTGGGTTCCGGTCTCCAGTTCGGGAAGGATCAACAGCTTCAAATGGCTCGACTGGTCGCTTTCCCTCAACTTGCCCTATGAACCGCGAATATTGCCTACCGCGACGTTGGACACTGCCTATCGCGACGGCGTCCGGCGCCTGGTCGGTGAACATTATCGACTTGCGCATCCTGATGCAGAAGGCGCACTTGCGCACCAAAGGCAGATGACCCGTCGTGAACAGCGGCCCTGGTGGATGTCCGTGCGGCCAAAACTGAAATATCATCTGCTCGCCCTGCCGCGGCGTCTGCCACAACCACCCGCGGTCGCGCGGCGTATCGCTACATGGAACCGACGGCAACACAGCCGCATCGCCTCTGCACTTGAACAATTGAAGAGTGAGGCGGGATTTCTGAGCGACGATCGGATCTTTGCCAACCGTGTCGATCAGCTCAGCGTCGAATTCGACAAGCTGGTGCGTTCGGGCTGA
- a CDS encoding glycosyltransferase family 2 protein, producing the protein MQNPAIAPVLPLVSVVIAAFNAEDSLDRAVQSALAQKLPVEVIIVDDASGDKTVAIAERLMEQDPRVRLVLSEANGGPSVARNLGIGAARGEWIAILDADDAFAPGRLVHLTALGDRHDADLVADNLFFYDWHAGAVVGTALSRTAEPIRHIRPAEFVRNAITGRSPFDFGQLKPIFRRRFLTTRCLRYPPQLRHGEDFAFIIDCLLADGRFILSAEPHYLFTQRQGSISDQGSGQSRTLLNLDAMRAHSLAMLDLPRVRDDRVLSRLLARRASAIRQQHSWNRVYPHLRARKPMALLEAMMTDWSNWPMLGRHLIRRWHHRAQMARIVQPERTSLSNSTLS; encoded by the coding sequence ATGCAAAATCCCGCGATTGCTCCTGTGCTCCCCCTTGTCAGTGTCGTGATTGCGGCGTTCAACGCCGAGGACAGCCTGGATCGCGCGGTGCAATCTGCGCTTGCGCAGAAACTTCCGGTGGAGGTGATCATCGTCGATGACGCGTCCGGCGACAAAACCGTGGCAATCGCCGAACGGTTGATGGAGCAGGACCCACGGGTGCGACTGGTGCTAAGCGAGGCCAATGGTGGGCCTTCGGTCGCGCGGAATCTGGGGATTGGGGCCGCGCGGGGCGAATGGATCGCGATACTGGACGCCGATGATGCCTTCGCACCGGGCAGGCTGGTTCATCTGACCGCGCTCGGCGATCGGCATGACGCCGATCTGGTCGCGGACAATCTGTTTTTCTATGATTGGCACGCCGGAGCAGTGGTTGGCACGGCATTGTCGCGGACAGCGGAGCCGATCCGGCATATCCGACCGGCCGAATTCGTCCGCAACGCGATCACAGGGCGCTCGCCGTTCGATTTCGGCCAGCTCAAGCCGATCTTTCGTCGCCGCTTCCTGACGACCCGTTGCCTGCGCTACCCGCCCCAGTTGCGGCACGGCGAAGATTTCGCCTTCATCATCGATTGCCTGCTGGCAGACGGTCGTTTCATTCTGAGTGCAGAGCCGCATTATCTGTTCACTCAGCGGCAGGGCTCCATTTCGGATCAGGGATCGGGGCAATCCCGGACATTACTGAACCTGGATGCAATGCGCGCCCATAGTCTTGCCATGCTGGATCTGCCCCGCGTTCGGGATGATCGTGTTCTGTCTCGGTTGTTGGCCCGTCGCGCCAGCGCGATTAGGCAGCAGCATAGCTGGAACCGCGTCTATCCGCATCTTCGCGCACGCAAGCCGATGGCATTGCTGGAGGCTATGATGACGGACTGGAGCAACTGGCCCATGCTGGGACGCCATCTGATCCGCCGCTGGCACCATCGCGCGCAGATGGCGCGGATAGTTCAGCCCGAACGCACCAGCTTGTCGAATTCGACGCTGAGCTGA
- a CDS encoding glycosyltransferase, with product MELSDTPNVAIYRRGFLPLSETFISDHIQGLNRYNPIIITENILNGYSINGHTPHLLHRAQAGKYEKVYNRLTGRYRHVGDVLSASSTRLIHAHFLQDGANILSLAARRNIPLVVTAHGYDATVTAREHARRTEGLWYLMLKPFLLRYAHGIICVSQWIKQCLLDAGYPDHKLRVIPLGIDTSSLPPPPAAHGRRGALFVGRLVEKKGVNFLLDAWAKLPERVRSEPLTIIGDGPLMPALVAQAHRLGIQPHFLGARSRAEVFAAMARHRIFAMPSVRASNGDSEGLPIVLMEAQAMGMAVIAFDDGPMREAIKPGMTGLLARSRNSHDFADHLQTLLGAPDLCGDFGRAGRSHVAAKFDLRNRVAALEDYYDEILASTEARS from the coding sequence GTGGAATTATCTGACACACCCAACGTTGCAATATACAGAAGAGGCTTCCTTCCTCTTTCTGAAACCTTCATATCAGACCACATACAGGGCCTTAATAGATATAATCCGATCATAATAACTGAAAATATACTGAACGGATACTCTATTAACGGCCACACTCCCCATCTGTTGCATCGTGCTCAGGCGGGTAAATATGAAAAAGTCTATAATCGGCTGACCGGCCGATATCGCCATGTCGGCGATGTCCTGTCGGCTTCCTCGACGCGATTGATCCATGCGCATTTCCTGCAGGATGGGGCGAACATCCTGTCCCTTGCCGCGCGACGGAACATACCGCTGGTGGTCACCGCCCATGGCTATGATGCAACGGTGACGGCGCGCGAACATGCGCGCCGCACCGAAGGACTTTGGTATCTGATGCTCAAGCCCTTCCTTCTGCGTTACGCCCATGGCATCATCTGCGTATCCCAGTGGATCAAGCAGTGCCTGCTCGACGCAGGTTATCCCGACCACAAGCTGCGCGTCATTCCGCTGGGTATCGACACGTCCAGCCTGCCGCCGCCACCCGCCGCCCATGGCCGCCGGGGCGCCCTCTTCGTCGGCCGTCTGGTCGAAAAGAAGGGGGTCAATTTCCTGCTCGACGCCTGGGCGAAACTGCCAGAACGCGTCCGAAGCGAACCGCTCACCATTATCGGCGACGGCCCCCTGATGCCCGCCCTGGTCGCCCAGGCCCACCGGCTTGGCATCCAGCCGCATTTCCTGGGCGCACGATCTCGCGCGGAGGTCTTCGCGGCCATGGCCCGTCACCGCATCTTCGCGATGCCGAGCGTGCGCGCGTCAAACGGCGATTCCGAGGGGCTTCCTATCGTGCTGATGGAAGCGCAGGCGATGGGCATGGCGGTAATCGCGTTTGACGATGGCCCGATGCGCGAAGCGATCAAACCCGGCATGACCGGGCTGCTCGCACGATCGCGCAACAGCCACGACTTTGCCGACCATTTGCAAACGCTTCTGGGCGCGCCGGACCTGTGCGGCGATTTTGGCCGAGCCGGCCGGTCCCATGTGGCCGCCAAGTTCGACCTCCGCAACCGCGTAGCCGCCCTGGAAGATTATTATGACGAGATTCTTGCCAGCACGGAGGCCCGTTCATGA
- a CDS encoding GumK N-terminal domain-containing glycosyltransferase — MIGQSAAKPQPVHAEGHRVLIISRHDYRTRRRASVHFVARHMAQQGHQVTFMSIGYSWLSRLRGDSRADLFDRANAWEQVDGLQAYLWRSAWHPVKLPVSGKVESWLYSKWARNRCTALDEAAGAADIIIVESGIAPVLLKRIRAVAPSARIVYRATDLLSTAGVPECIEDMLWQSEADIDLIVVVARSMLPHFEAFSCPKLFIPHGVDTALLNQATDNPYATKRNAVTVGSMLFDAGAIRTLALARPEFTFHTIGSPKSVFPTNVIQHDEMPFAQTLPYLQHADVGIAAYQRAAAAAYLADSSLKLLQYKAIGLPAVCPDFAVGDHALRFGYRPDHPQEIVEAFDQALNAGRSPVASKDWSDVAARLVEASLG; from the coding sequence ATGATCGGACAATCCGCCGCAAAGCCACAGCCGGTTCACGCCGAAGGACACCGCGTCCTCATCATCTCGCGCCATGACTATCGGACCCGGCGCCGCGCGAGCGTGCATTTCGTGGCGCGCCATATGGCGCAACAGGGCCATCAGGTGACCTTCATGTCGATCGGCTACAGCTGGCTGTCGCGCCTGCGTGGCGACAGCCGGGCCGATCTGTTTGATCGCGCCAATGCCTGGGAACAGGTGGATGGGCTGCAAGCCTATCTGTGGCGCAGCGCATGGCATCCGGTGAAGTTGCCGGTCTCGGGCAAGGTGGAATCCTGGCTTTACAGCAAATGGGCCAGAAACCGCTGCACCGCGCTGGACGAAGCGGCAGGCGCGGCGGACATCATCATCGTCGAATCCGGCATTGCGCCGGTATTGCTGAAGCGCATCCGAGCCGTCGCACCCTCGGCGCGGATCGTCTATCGGGCCACGGATCTTCTATCCACCGCCGGCGTGCCTGAATGCATTGAAGACATGCTTTGGCAATCGGAGGCCGATATCGACCTGATCGTGGTCGTCGCCCGCTCCATGCTCCCGCATTTCGAGGCCTTCAGCTGCCCCAAATTATTCATTCCGCATGGCGTCGACACTGCTTTGCTTAATCAGGCAACAGACAATCCCTATGCGACCAAGCGCAACGCGGTCACGGTCGGATCGATGCTGTTCGATGCCGGGGCGATCCGCACCCTCGCGCTGGCACGCCCGGAATTCACCTTCCACACCATCGGATCGCCCAAGAGCGTCTTTCCGACCAATGTGATCCAGCATGACGAGATGCCTTTTGCGCAAACGCTCCCCTATCTCCAGCATGCCGATGTCGGGATCGCGGCCTATCAGCGCGCGGCTGCCGCCGCCTATCTCGCCGATTCCAGCCTCAAACTCCTGCAATATAAGGCAATCGGCCTGCCCGCCGTTTGCCCCGATTTCGCCGTTGGCGACCATGCCCTGCGCTTTGGCTACCGGCCTGATCATCCGCAGGAGATCGTCGAGGCTTTTGATCAGGCGCTGAACGCTGGCCGCAGCCCGGTGGCGAGCAAGGATTGGAGCGACGTGGCCGCCAGGCTCGTCGAGGCTTCTCTTGGCTGA
- a CDS encoding acyltransferase family protein produces MSPGRHIPALDGIRGFAALLVVFCHFRTFGYPELLHPRAGDYGVLLFFTLSGFLMGHLYLPRTPDRDALASYAAARIARIVPLYACVSLLSFLIYRFVYADFIYPIGLIELVRQGTFTSTVSVFWSIGPEFQFYFLFPAIWAATYANQPLRGWLYLAIGVIIAICYVTSPWLPGIFALAKMHIFMTGIICAVLVRKVPEARMVRLFAPLLLFTGLFFWMLIAPPLSARAWIFPPVTDDPKHIIYYADPLKIAACALVIIGATIRHPLNNILWGNKLMRRLGAYSFSLYLLHMPVLQLVRLAGARLHLNMPEQILCAIILSLAVAGLSHELFERPVGNWSRRKLSDVFNGRNRRQLMPQAAESRSS; encoded by the coding sequence ATGAGCCCTGGCCGTCATATACCGGCGCTCGACGGCATCAGAGGCTTTGCTGCCCTGCTCGTCGTATTCTGCCACTTCCGCACGTTCGGCTATCCCGAACTTCTGCATCCGCGCGCCGGCGATTATGGCGTCCTGCTGTTCTTCACGCTCAGCGGCTTTCTCATGGGCCATCTCTACCTCCCCAGAACGCCCGACCGAGATGCGTTGGCATCCTACGCTGCGGCGCGCATAGCCCGCATCGTGCCGCTCTACGCCTGTGTCTCGCTGCTATCCTTCCTCATCTATCGCTTCGTCTACGCCGATTTCATCTATCCGATCGGACTGATCGAACTGGTCCGGCAGGGAACATTCACCAGTACCGTATCGGTCTTCTGGTCGATCGGGCCGGAGTTCCAATTCTACTTTCTCTTCCCGGCGATCTGGGCGGCAACCTATGCGAACCAACCGCTACGCGGCTGGCTATACTTGGCGATCGGGGTAATTATCGCGATCTGCTATGTAACAAGCCCGTGGTTGCCTGGCATTTTTGCCTTAGCAAAGATGCATATCTTCATGACCGGCATTATCTGCGCCGTCCTGGTCCGAAAGGTTCCCGAAGCGCGCATGGTACGGTTATTCGCGCCGCTACTCCTATTCACCGGCTTGTTCTTCTGGATGCTTATTGCCCCCCCCCTTTCGGCACGGGCGTGGATATTCCCACCGGTGACGGACGATCCCAAGCATATTATCTATTATGCCGATCCATTGAAGATTGCGGCCTGCGCGCTGGTGATCATAGGCGCGACCATTCGTCACCCGCTGAACAATATCCTATGGGGAAACAAGCTCATGCGCCGGCTCGGTGCCTATAGCTTTTCGCTATATCTTCTCCATATGCCAGTCCTGCAGCTTGTCCGCCTGGCTGGCGCAAGGTTGCACCTAAACATGCCGGAACAGATACTCTGCGCGATCATCTTGTCTCTCGCCGTCGCCGGTCTGTCCCATGAACTGTTTGAACGCCCCGTCGGCAACTGGAGCAGGCGCAAGCTGAGCGACGTCTTTAACGGACGAAACCGGCGACAGCTCATGCCCCAAGCGGCAGAGAGCCGCTCGTCCTGA
- a CDS encoding glycine zipper 2TM domain-containing protein produces MRKFAMVLALAVIAAPIAATAQPPGHGQNKPSHNNGNGPGNRPPGHNSGPGPGASHGKPSHNNGRPPAPGKPSHSASHGGKYYPDQHYRPGSSRDRYRIDRNTRIYRGGNGRYYCRRNDGSTGLIVGAAVGGLLGNALGDGDSGVLSTILGAGVGGALGREIDRGNVYCE; encoded by the coding sequence ATGAGGAAATTTGCGATGGTATTGGCCTTGGCTGTGATCGCGGCCCCGATTGCGGCAACGGCCCAGCCGCCCGGCCATGGGCAGAACAAGCCTTCGCACAATAATGGCAACGGTCCGGGCAACCGACCGCCGGGCCATAATAGCGGGCCGGGCCCTGGCGCATCCCACGGCAAGCCATCCCATAATAATGGACGCCCGCCGGCACCGGGCAAGCCGTCCCATTCCGCCTCTCACGGCGGCAAATATTATCCTGACCAGCATTATCGCCCGGGTTCGTCGCGCGACCGCTATCGCATCGACCGGAACACGCGCATCTATCGCGGTGGTAACGGGCGATATTATTGCCGTCGCAATGATGGATCGACCGGCCTGATTGTCGGCGCCGCCGTCGGCGGCCTCCTAGGCAATGCGCTGGGTGACGGCGATTCCGGCGTGCTGAGCACGATCCTGGGCGCAGGCGTCGGCGGCGCGCTGGGCCGTGAGATCGATCGCGGCAACGTCTATTGCGAGTAA